The following are from one region of the Actinopolyspora halophila DSM 43834 genome:
- the scpA gene encoding methylmalonyl-CoA mutase, whose amino-acid sequence MTSHDRIPDFTEVELDEPPATEDGQQWHRAVRETTGHDPEQLTWHAPEGIDVKPLYAESDTEGLRFRHGYPGIAPYLRGPYSTMYVNQPWTVRQYAGFSTAAESNAFYRRNLAAGQKGLSVAFDLATHRGYDSDHPRVAGDVGMAGVAIDSILDMRQLFDGIPLDRMSVSMTMNGAVLPVLALFIVAAEEQGVPPEKLAGTIQNDILKEFMVRNTYIYPPQPSMRIISDIFAYTSARMPKFNSISISGYHIQEAGATADLELAYTLADGLDYIRAGLNAGLDIDSFAPRLSFFWGIGMHFGMEVAKLRAARLLWARLVSEYGPTDPKSLSLRTHSQTSGWSLTAQDAFNNVARTCVEAMAATQGHTQSLHTNALDEALALPTDFSARIARNTQLLLQQESGTTRVIDPWGGSHYVERLTQDLAERARTHIDEIERAGGMAAAIDAGIPKMRIEEAAARTQARIDSGRQPLIGVNRHRPEDSAEDGGPEVRKVDNSAVRAEQLEKLRSLREHRDERACDDALRKLTAAAQATVDGQRPDDLEHNLLTLAVDAARAHATVGEISDALEAAFGRHSGQIRTISGVYTEETGDDSTIERTRSLVEEFTRDEGRRPRLLVAKMGQDGHDRGQKVISTAFADLGFDVDVGPLFQTPAEVARQAVESDVHVVGVSSLAAGHLTLVPALRAALDEVGGDDIVIVVGGVIPPADHEALHEAGAAAVFGPGTVIAEAADGLLRRLRAELGHDEA is encoded by the coding sequence ATGACCAGCCACGACAGGATTCCCGACTTCACCGAAGTCGAGCTGGACGAACCTCCGGCCACTGAGGACGGGCAGCAGTGGCACCGGGCGGTGCGGGAGACGACCGGCCACGATCCCGAGCAGCTGACCTGGCACGCCCCCGAGGGCATCGACGTCAAGCCGCTCTACGCGGAGTCGGACACCGAAGGTTTGCGCTTCCGGCACGGCTATCCCGGTATAGCCCCCTACCTGCGCGGCCCGTACTCGACGATGTACGTCAACCAGCCGTGGACCGTGCGCCAGTACGCCGGTTTCTCCACCGCGGCCGAGTCGAACGCCTTCTACCGGCGCAACCTCGCCGCCGGGCAGAAGGGACTGTCGGTGGCGTTCGACCTCGCCACCCACCGCGGATACGACTCCGACCATCCGCGGGTGGCCGGTGACGTGGGCATGGCCGGGGTCGCCATCGACTCGATCCTCGACATGCGGCAGCTGTTCGACGGCATCCCGCTGGACCGGATGAGCGTGTCGATGACCATGAACGGCGCGGTGCTGCCGGTGCTGGCGCTGTTCATCGTCGCCGCCGAGGAGCAGGGGGTTCCGCCGGAGAAACTCGCGGGGACCATTCAGAACGACATCCTCAAGGAGTTCATGGTCCGCAACACCTACATCTACCCCCCACAGCCCTCGATGCGGATCATCTCTGACATCTTCGCCTACACCTCGGCGCGGATGCCGAAGTTCAACTCGATCTCCATCTCCGGATACCACATCCAGGAGGCCGGAGCCACCGCCGACCTGGAACTCGCCTACACCCTCGCCGACGGCCTGGACTACATCAGGGCCGGGCTGAACGCGGGCCTGGACATCGACTCCTTCGCCCCCCGATTGTCCTTCTTCTGGGGGATCGGGATGCACTTCGGCATGGAAGTGGCGAAGTTGCGCGCGGCCAGGTTGCTGTGGGCCCGGCTGGTCTCGGAGTACGGTCCCACCGACCCGAAGTCGCTGTCGCTGCGGACGCATTCGCAGACCTCCGGCTGGTCGCTGACCGCGCAGGACGCGTTCAACAACGTCGCGCGCACCTGTGTGGAAGCCATGGCGGCCACCCAGGGGCACACCCAGTCGCTGCACACCAACGCGCTGGACGAGGCGCTGGCACTGCCGACGGACTTCTCGGCGCGCATCGCCCGCAACACTCAACTGCTGCTGCAGCAGGAGTCCGGGACCACCAGGGTCATCGACCCGTGGGGCGGCAGCCACTACGTCGAACGCCTCACCCAGGACCTGGCCGAACGGGCACGGACCCACATCGACGAGATCGAGCGGGCCGGTGGCATGGCCGCGGCCATCGACGCCGGGATCCCGAAGATGCGCATCGAGGAGGCCGCCGCACGCACCCAGGCACGCATCGACTCGGGCAGGCAGCCACTGATCGGGGTCAACCGCCACCGCCCCGAGGACTCCGCCGAGGACGGGGGCCCCGAGGTGCGCAAGGTGGACAACAGCGCGGTGCGCGCCGAACAGCTCGAAAAGCTCCGCAGCCTGCGGGAACACCGCGACGAGCGGGCCTGTGACGACGCGCTGCGCAAGCTCACGGCGGCCGCCCAGGCCACCGTGGACGGACAACGCCCCGACGACCTGGAACACAACCTGCTCACCCTGGCCGTGGATGCGGCGCGGGCCCACGCCACCGTGGGCGAGATCTCCGACGCGTTGGAGGCCGCGTTCGGCAGGCACTCGGGGCAGATCCGTACCATCTCGGGGGTGTACACCGAGGAGACCGGCGATGACTCCACCATCGAACGGACGCGCTCACTGGTCGAGGAGTTCACCCGGGACGAAGGACGCAGGCCCAGGCTCCTGGTGGCGAAGATGGGCCAGGACGGCCACGACCGCGGCCAGAAAGTGATCTCCACCGCCTTCGCCGACCTCGGTTTCGACGTCGACGTGGGACCGCTGTTCCAGACCCCCGCCGAAGTCGCCCGGCAAGCGGTCGAGTCGGATGTGCACGTGGTAGGCGTGTCCTCGCTGGCCGCGGGGCACCTGACCCTGGTGCCCGCCCTGCGCGCGGCCCTCGACGAGGTCGGCGGGGACGACATCGTGATCGTCGTCGGCGGCGTGATCCCGCCTGCCGATCACGAGGCACTGCACGAGGCCGGAGCTGCTGCCGTGTTCGGACCGGGCACCGTGATCGCGGAAGCGGCGGACGGGCTGCTGCGGCGGCTGCGCGCAGAGTTGGGACACGACGAGGCGTGA
- a CDS encoding M50 family metallopeptidase, whose protein sequence is MHLLLIALRNLYGVLSVVLTGLALVAVIRWGTPPVTVVCAELLSWLLLLGGVRPLFELAGKRRRGRASDSDADQLARLTGVAGGFWMAIWFVISVGLLVLGARWLLDLPPLTEFSALVSG, encoded by the coding sequence ATGCACTTATTGCTGATCGCGCTGCGCAATCTCTACGGGGTGCTGTCCGTGGTGCTCACCGGACTCGCTCTCGTGGCCGTGATCCGGTGGGGCACCCCTCCGGTCACTGTGGTGTGCGCCGAACTGCTGAGCTGGTTGCTGCTGTTGGGGGGTGTGCGGCCGTTGTTCGAGCTGGCCGGCAAACGCCGCAGGGGTCGGGCATCCGATTCCGATGCGGACCAGTTGGCCAGGTTGACCGGTGTGGCGGGGGGATTCTGGATGGCGATCTGGTTCGTGATCTCCGTGGGGCTGCTGGTTCTGGGGGCGCGCTGGTTGCTGGACCTGCCACCGCTGACGGAGTTCTCCGCGCTGGTCAGCGGCTGA
- a CDS encoding methylmalonyl-CoA mutase subunit beta, with protein MTASERSTSSEHGDRLDLMAGFEPPTHGQWQAQVDQVLRKSGLLPRDAPTRERPEETLATETYDGIEVQPLYTARAGHSANGLPGLAPFTRHSRPAGAVDGGWDVRQYHDDPDAATSNREILADLEGGAGSVWLRTGPGGIAVEELGDALHGTRLDLAGVVLHPGQHYEGAATELLRLAEQWGVAAESLRGNLGADPVGLRARTGTPHDAAPAVELAHRCARDYPGMHAISVDGLPYHDAGGSDAEELGCAVAAGVAYLRMLTEADLPVETAAGLLEFRFAATVDQFTTIAKLRAARRLWERVLRACGVAEHARGQRQHAVTSSAMLTRHDPWVNMLRSTIAAFAAGAGGAQSVTVQPFDTPLGLPDSFSRRIARNTQALLTDEAHLGQVIDPAGGSYYVESLTDEIAKTAWSWFQDIEETGGLPEALGSGMVAERLDSTWQRRRAALAHRTDQLTGVSEYPDPNERPLTRRARPPEPETGGLPRHRYAEDYERLRDEADRMAEELPAGRPRVFLATLGPLASHTARASFTRNLLATGGVTTEEAGETETTGEVLEAFERSGTALVVLCSSNEIYEQRAEETAVALEEAGARLVLLARSPQDPAPRGVDGFVHARSDVPQVLTDIHQRWASPTAAVPKATS; from the coding sequence ATGACGGCGTCGGAGCGCTCAACGTCGAGCGAGCACGGAGACCGGCTCGACCTGATGGCCGGGTTCGAGCCGCCCACCCACGGGCAGTGGCAGGCGCAGGTCGATCAGGTGCTGCGCAAGTCCGGTCTGCTTCCCCGGGACGCACCCACCCGGGAACGACCGGAGGAGACGCTGGCAACCGAGACCTACGACGGGATCGAGGTCCAGCCGCTGTACACGGCGCGCGCCGGGCACTCCGCGAACGGACTGCCCGGGCTGGCGCCGTTCACCAGGCACTCCCGCCCCGCGGGCGCGGTCGACGGGGGCTGGGACGTGCGCCAGTACCACGACGACCCGGACGCGGCCACGAGCAACCGCGAGATACTCGCCGACCTGGAAGGCGGAGCCGGTTCGGTGTGGCTGCGGACGGGCCCCGGCGGCATCGCCGTGGAAGAGCTCGGGGACGCGTTGCACGGGACCCGGCTCGACCTCGCCGGTGTGGTGCTCCACCCCGGACAGCACTACGAAGGCGCCGCCACGGAACTGCTGCGGCTGGCCGAGCAGTGGGGCGTGGCCGCCGAATCACTGCGCGGCAATCTCGGGGCCGACCCCGTGGGACTGCGAGCCCGGACGGGAACCCCCCACGACGCGGCCCCCGCCGTGGAACTCGCCCACCGCTGCGCGCGGGACTATCCGGGCATGCACGCCATCAGCGTGGACGGGCTGCCCTACCACGACGCGGGCGGTTCCGACGCCGAGGAACTCGGTTGTGCCGTCGCCGCCGGGGTCGCCTACCTGCGCATGCTCACCGAGGCGGACCTGCCCGTGGAAACCGCGGCCGGGTTGTTGGAGTTCCGCTTCGCGGCCACCGTGGACCAGTTCACCACCATCGCCAAGCTCAGGGCGGCCCGGCGGCTCTGGGAACGGGTGCTGCGCGCCTGCGGAGTCGCCGAACACGCGCGGGGCCAGCGCCAGCACGCCGTCACCTCCTCGGCGATGCTCACCCGCCACGACCCCTGGGTGAACATGCTGCGCTCCACCATCGCCGCGTTCGCCGCGGGAGCCGGGGGTGCGCAGTCCGTCACGGTCCAGCCCTTCGACACCCCGCTGGGACTGCCCGACTCCTTCTCCCGTCGGATCGCCCGCAACACCCAGGCACTGTTGACCGACGAAGCCCACCTCGGACAGGTGATCGACCCGGCGGGCGGTTCGTACTACGTGGAGTCCCTGACCGACGAAATCGCGAAAACCGCGTGGAGCTGGTTCCAGGACATCGAGGAGACAGGAGGCCTGCCCGAGGCACTCGGCTCGGGGATGGTCGCCGAACGATTGGACAGCACCTGGCAACGACGCCGTGCGGCGCTCGCCCACCGCACCGACCAGCTCACCGGAGTCAGCGAGTACCCGGACCCGAACGAACGCCCGCTGACCCGTCGCGCCCGTCCCCCGGAGCCGGAAACGGGCGGCCTGCCCCGGCACCGCTACGCCGAGGACTACGAGCGGCTCCGCGACGAGGCCGACCGCATGGCCGAGGAGCTGCCCGCCGGGCGGCCCCGGGTCTTCCTCGCGACGCTCGGCCCGCTGGCCTCCCACACCGCACGTGCCTCCTTCACGCGGAACCTGCTCGCCACGGGCGGAGTGACCACCGAGGAGGCCGGGGAGACCGAAACGACCGGGGAGGTGCTGGAGGCGTTCGAGCGGTCGGGAACCGCCCTGGTCGTGTTGTGCTCCTCGAACGAGATCTACGAGCAGCGTGCGGAGGAGACCGCCGTGGCCCTCGAAGAGGCGGGCGCGCGGCTCGTGCTGCTGGCCCGCTCCCCCCAGGACCCGGCTCCCCGCGGGGTGGACGGCTTCGTCCACGCCCGCAGCGACGTGCCGCAAGTGCTGACCGACATCCACCAACGGTGGGCCTCGCCCACCGCGGCCGTTCCGAAAGCGACATCATGA
- a CDS encoding YnfA family protein, producing MLIARSIALFVLAAFCEIGGAWLVWQGVREHRGWLWIGAGVAALGAYGFVATLQPDAHFGRILAAYGGVFVAGSLAWGMALDGYRPDRYDVIGALICLLGVAVIMYAPRVR from the coding sequence GTGCTGATAGCCCGTTCCATCGCCCTGTTCGTGTTGGCCGCTTTCTGCGAGATAGGCGGCGCCTGGCTGGTCTGGCAGGGCGTGCGTGAGCACCGGGGTTGGCTGTGGATCGGTGCCGGTGTGGCGGCGCTCGGGGCGTACGGGTTCGTGGCAACCCTGCAGCCCGACGCCCACTTCGGACGGATCCTCGCCGCTTACGGGGGCGTGTTCGTGGCCGGGTCACTGGCCTGGGGGATGGCGCTGGACGGCTACCGGCCCGACCGCTACGACGTCATCGGTGCGTTGATCTGCCTGCTCGGTGTGGCCGTGATCATGTACGCCCCGCGCGTCCGGTGA
- a CDS encoding glycosyltransferase, whose product MRVAFGSQPIYSHLVPALLPLARLAAEAGHEVAVLTSPELSEEVQAFGLTPLPLRNAITPREMFQRPELNERLGLDLSFLDELGRKTLRAQDDHFAAMFAGPAAGDSAEEAVDVLKSFAPDLLVRESTDHSSYYAAEYLGVRHTALDIGPLAPFNTEAMLTRLNEQRGRLDLEPVTDPLHPFRGGRIGMAPESFYPESLRLPSASYYNAPPARTEQLDPAIAELPGDRPLVLATLGSNAAGVLGGGELSLLNTIVEVLGDLRVTGVVALGDGSSPEDWTGSRPDNVYLTSFAQQQLLLPACEAFITHGGFNGVREALSSGVPMVVLPIFAEQPANAERVEQLEAGKRLNLEDLSHDSLRTAVGTVLADSAHRHRTRAMAREFRALPRFDEIVSGLEKQLEQR is encoded by the coding sequence TTGCGTGTCGCCTTCGGCAGCCAACCCATCTACTCCCATCTCGTTCCGGCCTTGCTTCCGCTCGCTCGGCTGGCGGCCGAGGCCGGACACGAGGTGGCGGTGCTGACCTCGCCCGAGCTGTCCGAAGAGGTCCAGGCGTTCGGGTTGACCCCGCTTCCCCTCCGGAACGCGATCACCCCGCGCGAGATGTTCCAACGCCCCGAGCTGAACGAACGACTCGGGCTGGATCTGTCGTTCCTCGACGAGCTGGGCCGGAAGACGCTGCGCGCACAGGACGACCACTTCGCGGCGATGTTCGCCGGACCGGCCGCGGGGGACAGCGCGGAGGAGGCCGTGGACGTGCTGAAATCCTTCGCTCCCGATCTGCTCGTCCGCGAATCCACCGACCACTCGAGCTACTACGCGGCCGAATACCTCGGCGTGCGGCATACCGCCCTGGACATCGGACCACTGGCCCCGTTCAACACCGAGGCCATGCTCACCAGGCTCAACGAGCAACGCGGCAGGCTCGATCTGGAACCGGTGACCGATCCGCTGCACCCCTTCCGAGGTGGGAGGATCGGCATGGCCCCGGAAAGCTTCTATCCGGAGTCTCTGCGGCTCCCCTCGGCGAGCTACTACAACGCTCCCCCGGCGAGAACCGAACAGCTCGACCCGGCGATCGCGGAACTTCCGGGAGACCGCCCCCTGGTGCTGGCCACTCTCGGTTCCAACGCGGCCGGAGTGCTCGGCGGAGGCGAGCTCAGCCTGCTGAACACCATCGTGGAAGTACTCGGCGATCTGCGTGTCACGGGTGTGGTCGCCCTGGGCGACGGCTCCTCCCCCGAGGACTGGACCGGCTCCCGTCCGGACAATGTGTATCTGACCTCCTTCGCGCAGCAACAACTGCTGCTGCCCGCCTGCGAAGCCTTCATCACACACGGCGGTTTCAACGGAGTCCGGGAGGCGCTCAGCAGTGGAGTCCCCATGGTGGTGCTGCCCATATTCGCCGAGCAGCCGGCCAATGCCGAACGGGTCGAGCAGTTGGAGGCGGGCAAGCGCCTCAACCTCGAAGACCTCAGCCACGATTCGCTGCGCACGGCCGTGGGAACGGTACTGGCCGACTCCGCCCATCGCCACCGCACCCGGGCCATGGCGCGGGAGTTCCGCGCGCTTCCCCGGTTCGACGAAATCGTGTCCGGGCTGGAGAAGCAGCTCGAGCAGCGGTGA
- a CDS encoding transposase: protein MLAALDLTAGKIHYRIRDRKRHREFLDLLTSLRARWPGEKLYLVCDTFSPHRHPAVRAWAAANKVELVFLPTYGSWLNWIESPVRRHGLVRIAATPSKTPRSAPISAGATPVLSPRPDSPPTHPSAPGPITRPKLPDNPLGRRIRNS, encoded by the coding sequence ATGCTGGCCGCGCTGGACCTGACCGCTGGCAAAATCCACTACCGGATCCGGGACCGCAAACGCCATCGCGAGTTCCTCGACCTGCTCACGAGCTTGCGGGCACGGTGGCCGGGCGAGAAGCTCTACCTCGTCTGCGACACCTTTTCCCCGCATCGCCACCCCGCAGTGCGCGCATGGGCCGCTGCCAACAAGGTCGAGTTGGTGTTCCTACCGACCTACGGATCCTGGCTGAACTGGATCGAATCTCCAGTTCGCCGCCACGGGCTAGTTCGCATCGCAGCCACACCGAGCAAAACGCCGCGATCCGCGCCTATCTCCGCTGGCGCAACGCCCGTGCTCAGCCCAAGACCGGATTCGCCACCGACTCACCCATCCGCACCTGGCCCCATTACCCGACCAAAGTTGCCTGACAACCCACTAGGTCGCCGAATTAGAAACTCTTGA
- a CDS encoding IS5 family transposase (programmed frameshift), with translation MDDLSRRLVPDELWDIAAPLLPEHGVRHQGGGRRRASDRSVFTAIVFVLTSGCSWRQLPPSFGVSVPTAHRRFQEWTQAGVWRRLHRAVLDELGSAGDLDWERAIVDGASVRAKKGGTATGPNPVDRGKSGSKLHILTEAGGLPLAVAVSGANTHDMNALKPLVHAIPAVRSRRGPRRRRPAKLHADKGYDYEHLRTWLRDRNIVPRIARVGVESHARLGRYRWRVERTFAWLFTYRRLAVRWERTASNLAGMLTLAAAITCYKHLAK, from the exons ATGGATGATCTGTCGCGTCGGTTGGTGCCGGATGAGTTGTGGGACATCGCAGCACCACTGCTTCCCGAACACGGGGTGCGTCACCAGGGCGGTGGGCGCCGCAGGGCCAGCGATCGTTCCGTATTCACGGCCATCGTGTTCGTGCTGACCAGCGGGTGTTCCTGGCGGCAACTGCCACCCTCGTTCGGGGTCAGTGTGCCCACCGCGCACCGGCGTTTTCAGGAGTGGACCCAGGCCGGGGTATGGCGGCGGCTGCACCGGGCCGTGCTCGACGAACTCGGCTCGGCCGGGGACCTCGACTGGGAACGAGCGATCGTGGACGGCGCCAGCGTTCGCGCGAAAAAAG GGGGAACCGCAACCGGACCCAACCCCGTCGACCGCGGCAAGAGCGGCTCGAAACTGCACATCCTGACCGAGGCGGGCGGGCTCCCGCTGGCCGTGGCGGTATCCGGGGCCAACACCCACGACATGAACGCGTTGAAACCCCTGGTGCACGCCATCCCGGCCGTGCGCTCACGCCGCGGCCCCCGACGGCGCAGGCCGGCCAAGCTGCATGCCGACAAAGGCTACGACTACGAACACCTGCGCACATGGCTGCGCGACCGCAACATCGTCCCGCGGATCGCCCGTGTCGGCGTCGAGTCCCACGCCCGCCTGGGCCGGTATCGGTGGCGCGTTGAACGCACCTTTGCTTGGTTGTTCACCTACCGCCGTCTGGCCGTGCGGTGGGAACGCACAGCCAGCAACCTCGCAGGAATGCTGACCCTGGCCGCCGCGATCACCTGCTACAAACACCTCGCCAAATGA
- a CDS encoding diguanylate cyclase domain-containing protein encodes MSRASSGGGAPSEGFVPDPRTASWGSEPWCAELAAQWAQRLDRTSYVPMARESLENVLCELVGEIVEGLRTPGATERTGERIGERLVRLNATGEDSLARSLDLLRRALLPTSSDESTRQVFGLLASIASGYAAADHATVLDQQDNLRRALLWSKMDSEYRLRASRDRFREVFRTTPVGMGICDGKGTFLDVNEALESILGYSGEELRSGTLAELFHPDEADFLVNAYTELLRGTRDELRERRNLLRADGGKAWTRVSLATLRGGEGFPGRFVVMVEDLRELSYLQERLQHQTLHDAVTGLPNRQHFRSRLETALAGLPPTERLTLYQLRLDGFELINEGLGYETGDEIVRTVANRLQGLVEDEDGLVARIGGTEFAVLLRQDRYTPKISEFAELINKELDEPIYIGENGLAPTASIGVIQRAVGDREPVDMMWAAEVALRGAEQAGKRQWALFDPQRAPAERSDARLAAVMPGALELGEFEVRYRPWVSLAEGGLLAVEVRLSWQPAGYEALDHDECLRLAELSGITLSLRDWMLRTAWTQLGEWHAQGMHPQLIAGLSPNQSRDPDLVAVVRDLVDGGALDAGWLRLCVSMKALMSSGGEARDNVTTLAGTGVQTAAHEFSGAPSELRFLREFPTYAALLAPDVVRLIGECAGEEDTPEARALAGMIPLVRDCGVPVAASEVSTERQVRWWREAGCEIASGPYYGTPLEAVEMTELLWSGAPPYGLAG; translated from the coding sequence ATGAGTCGCGCGAGTTCCGGTGGTGGTGCTCCGAGCGAGGGATTCGTGCCCGATCCGCGGACGGCTTCCTGGGGCAGCGAGCCGTGGTGCGCGGAGCTGGCGGCGCAGTGGGCCCAGCGACTGGACCGCACGTCGTACGTGCCGATGGCGCGTGAGTCCCTGGAGAACGTACTGTGCGAACTGGTCGGTGAGATCGTGGAAGGTCTCCGGACGCCGGGAGCGACCGAACGTACCGGGGAACGGATCGGCGAGCGGTTGGTCCGGCTGAACGCCACGGGCGAGGACAGCCTCGCGCGCAGCCTCGACCTGCTCCGCCGTGCGTTGCTCCCGACCTCTTCCGACGAATCGACCCGGCAGGTGTTCGGCCTGTTGGCCTCGATCGCCTCCGGTTACGCCGCCGCGGACCACGCGACCGTCCTCGACCAGCAGGATAACCTGAGACGTGCGCTGCTTTGGTCCAAGATGGACAGCGAATACAGGTTGCGGGCCAGTCGGGACCGTTTTCGCGAGGTCTTCCGGACGACTCCGGTCGGCATGGGCATATGCGACGGGAAGGGCACTTTTCTCGACGTGAACGAGGCCCTGGAGTCGATCCTCGGGTACTCGGGGGAGGAGCTGCGTTCCGGAACGCTCGCCGAGCTGTTCCACCCCGACGAGGCCGACTTCCTCGTGAACGCCTACACGGAACTACTGCGGGGAACTCGCGACGAGTTGCGGGAACGCAGGAACCTGCTGCGAGCGGACGGCGGCAAGGCCTGGACCCGCGTCTCGCTCGCGACGTTGCGCGGCGGGGAGGGCTTCCCCGGTCGTTTCGTCGTGATGGTGGAGGACCTGCGGGAGCTGAGCTACCTGCAGGAGCGCCTGCAACACCAGACCCTGCACGATGCCGTCACCGGTTTGCCGAACCGGCAGCACTTCCGTTCCAGACTGGAGACCGCGCTCGCCGGTCTCCCCCCGACGGAACGCCTCACGCTGTACCAGCTGCGGCTGGACGGTTTCGAGCTGATCAACGAAGGACTCGGCTACGAGACCGGTGACGAGATCGTCCGCACCGTGGCCAACAGGCTCCAGGGGCTCGTCGAGGACGAGGACGGACTGGTGGCCCGCATCGGAGGGACCGAGTTCGCCGTCCTGCTTCGGCAGGACCGGTACACGCCCAAGATTTCCGAGTTCGCCGAGCTGATCAACAAGGAGCTGGACGAGCCCATATACATCGGGGAGAACGGGTTGGCCCCCACGGCCAGCATCGGGGTCATCCAGCGTGCCGTGGGCGATCGGGAGCCTGTCGACATGATGTGGGCGGCCGAAGTGGCGTTGCGCGGAGCGGAGCAGGCGGGCAAGCGGCAGTGGGCGCTTTTCGACCCGCAACGGGCCCCGGCCGAGCGTTCCGATGCCAGGCTGGCCGCCGTGATGCCGGGAGCGCTGGAACTCGGCGAGTTCGAAGTGCGCTACAGGCCGTGGGTCTCGCTGGCCGAGGGCGGCCTGCTCGCCGTGGAGGTACGCCTTTCCTGGCAGCCGGCCGGCTACGAGGCACTCGACCACGACGAGTGCCTGCGGCTGGCCGAGCTCTCCGGGATCACGTTGTCCCTGCGGGACTGGATGCTGCGCACGGCGTGGACACAGCTCGGCGAGTGGCACGCGCAGGGGATGCACCCACAGCTCATCGCGGGGTTGAGCCCCAACCAGTCCCGCGACCCGGATCTGGTGGCCGTGGTGCGCGACCTCGTGGACGGAGGAGCGCTCGATGCGGGGTGGTTGCGGCTGTGCGTGTCCATGAAGGCCCTGATGAGCAGTGGTGGCGAGGCGCGCGACAACGTCACCACGCTGGCCGGGACGGGTGTGCAGACCGCGGCGCACGAGTTCAGCGGTGCTCCCTCCGAACTGCGCTTTCTTCGCGAGTTCCCCACCTATGCCGCTTTGCTGGCTCCGGACGTGGTGCGGCTGATCGGTGAGTGCGCGGGCGAGGAGGACACCCCGGAGGCCCGCGCGTTGGCCGGGATGATCCCGTTGGTGCGGGACTGCGGGGTGCCGGTAGCCGCCTCGGAGGTGAGCACCGAACGGCAGGTGCGCTGGTGGCGGGAAGCAGGATGCGAGATCGCCTCCGGCCCGTACTACGGCACACCGCTGGAGGCGGTGGAAATGACCGAGCTGCTGTGGAGCGGAGCGCCTCCCTACGGTCTCGCGGGATGA
- the meaB gene encoding methylmalonyl Co-A mutase-associated GTPase MeaB, with amino-acid sequence MPRTIDVETYAEGVLAGSRTTLARAITLVESSRPEHRDKAQRLLTRLLPHAGGSHRIGITGVPGVGKSTFIESLGTELVGAGHRVGVLAVDPSSNRSGGSILGDKTRMGALAAEADAFIRPSPTAGTLGGVARATRETIVLMEAAGFDVVLVETVGVGQSEITVAGMVDCFLLLTMARTGDQLQGIKKGVLELADLVAVNKADGPHEDEARRSARELRSALRLLTPPNASWKPRITTCSGLNGTGLAKLWQQVLEHHAALSEAGELTEKRSRQRLEWTWELVRDQLMSELLEDPRVERAREEIEQRVRDGEVTAGMAAERLLRAFRGDSSSSEDDSST; translated from the coding sequence ATGCCACGCACCATCGACGTCGAAACCTACGCCGAGGGCGTGCTCGCGGGGTCACGCACCACGCTGGCACGGGCCATAACCCTCGTGGAGTCCAGCCGTCCCGAACACCGGGACAAGGCGCAGCGGTTGCTGACCCGACTGCTGCCACACGCGGGCGGATCCCACCGCATCGGCATCACCGGTGTTCCGGGGGTCGGCAAGTCCACCTTCATCGAGTCGCTCGGAACCGAGCTGGTCGGTGCGGGACACCGGGTCGGAGTGCTGGCCGTGGACCCCTCGTCGAACCGGAGTGGGGGCAGCATCCTCGGGGACAAGACCCGCATGGGCGCTCTCGCCGCCGAGGCGGACGCCTTCATCCGCCCCTCCCCCACGGCGGGGACCCTCGGCGGTGTGGCCAGGGCCACCAGGGAAACCATCGTGCTCATGGAGGCGGCCGGATTCGACGTGGTGCTGGTGGAGACCGTCGGGGTCGGGCAGTCCGAGATCACGGTGGCCGGGATGGTGGACTGCTTCCTGCTGCTCACGATGGCTCGCACCGGGGATCAACTGCAGGGCATCAAGAAGGGTGTGCTGGAGCTGGCCGACCTGGTCGCGGTGAACAAGGCCGACGGTCCCCACGAGGACGAGGCCCGCCGATCCGCCCGCGAACTGCGGAGCGCGCTGCGGCTGCTCACCCCGCCGAACGCCTCCTGGAAACCGCGGATCACCACCTGCAGCGGCCTCAACGGAACGGGACTGGCCAAACTCTGGCAGCAGGTGTTGGAGCACCACGCGGCGTTGTCCGAGGCTGGTGAGCTGACGGAGAAACGCAGCAGGCAGCGGCTGGAGTGGACCTGGGAGCTGGTCCGGGACCAGCTGATGAGCGAACTCCTCGAGGACCCGCGGGTGGAGCGGGCGCGCGAGGAGATCGAACAGCGGGTACGCGACGGCGAGGTGACCGCCGGGATGGCTGCCGAACGCCTCCTGCGCGCGTTCCGTGGAGACAGCTCGAGCAGTGAAGACGATTCGAGCACGTGA